The sequence below is a genomic window from Theobroma cacao cultivar B97-61/B2 chromosome 6, Criollo_cocoa_genome_V2, whole genome shotgun sequence.
ACAGCAGCCTGGAAGAACAGGTAGTACAATGGGAATTGGAACAGCGCGAACACACAAATAGGGAGGAGTGCAGCAGCGTAAGTGAGACTCGTGGTCCACTTCTTCTCCAAATGAACGACAAGGAAAATGGTGGCGGTGAACGTGAGAATGGTCGCCGTCAcggagaagaagagagaagtgAAGCCGATGGACATCTTCCGAGGGATAGTACGAGCAAACTGTTGCTGCTCGAGGGAAGATGTGAGGATGGAGAGGAAGACCACCACCGCGGTCAAGGAGCTCGCAAGGCCAGCGATGTCCATGACTGTGAAAAACGAGTAGAGAGGCTTTTCTGTAGTAAGGAGGACGGGCCGACCGCTTTGTGCTGATACCATGGACAAAGGAGTACGTGTCACTTGTTATGCCATGATGtatagataaaaatataaagaaatagGAAGTACTTACCATGGAATCCTCCTGGTGCAGTGTAGGCAGCGGCAAAGACAACACCAGCGATGAGAACTGCAACAGTTGAGCTCGATTGACAAGTATTCTTAACCCACTCTTGTGCTTGTTTAAGTTGTTCCTCATGTTGCTTGTCGAACAACTCTTTTGCGGTGTGATTTTCTTTGTTGCGGTGCATGGTATAAGGATGGGGAATTCGTTTTTCCACATTCTGCAGAAAACCAGACAAGTAATTACacgaagaaacaaaaatggaaaaacatTCGTAAGAATTGATGATTGACAGAGATTAATCAAACCTTGAACCATGTCAACTCCTCTTGCAGTTGGAGGGCAGGAGTGGGTTTGCTTCCTCCATGATAATATGTGGTAACGGCGGCATGGTGCATTATGGTGTAGCCATCGTTGTCAATGCCCAAAACCAACCTCTTCACCGcctctttcttctcctttttcaCAAGTTCATAGATATTGAACCGACGGTGCAAGATCGAGACGTGTAAAATGTTCTGCCCATTTTGATTGACGAGCTCCACCGCTTGAGGGTACCTCTCGAGTATCAATCTCACGATCTCCATGATCCCAGTGCTGGCTGCAATCAGCAAGGGAGTATCAGGCGATTTACTCCTCCTCTCTGAGAGTGCAAGGTTCGTGGAGCCTTCTTCTGTTTTAGTTTCTGCCTCCTCTTTTACCTCTCCTTCTAAACAAATTGTGCTGTCCTGCTCTGGCGTATGGGCCAAAGCCACACACAAAGACGCATCCGCCCTCACCAGCTTCTCCACTAGCTTGACTGCTAGAGTATGCGTTTTCTTACTCGTCCAAATATCCCCAAGCGTTACCCATCCTATAACCCACAGATAAACATGCAAAAGAATTCCATTTTAAAGATCATGCATGAGGTAGTATAGTCAAATTAAGACAATTGAGCCTTACCTTTAGCAAGGTACTTGCAAATAGTCTGATTCATCTTAGAATCTGCAAACGCAAAGTAGGATAAACTATGACGAATAATCTAAACTCTTAGATGATAAAAAGCTTGGAGAGATTGCTATGAAAAATCACAAGCTTAATTACGTAATACAATGAGGAATCTGTTACAATCAATTAGTAATAAGCAGAGTGATCCTTCACTACTGACCAGGGCAACGTCTGTTTTGATAGtaagttgaaattttagaaCTTCATCCAATCTAAAACTATATCATTACCTACATAGCGCTTTAATAGATGGTGGATTTCGCTCAACTTGTCATACTCCAAATCATTGTTCTGACTTGAGGAAAGCAGACCTGCTTCATTATCATCATCTGAATGGCTCGGAAAGCCTGTAAATGAAACATACAAGCTAAATAATTGGTGCAAATCTCCAAAGTACAATAAGAAGATTCAATTCAAAGGATTGGAACCAGAACCAATAATGTTTTCTGATCGTGTTAGAATACTTACAACTGTAGATAAACGCCTTCAATCTGATCATAGGAGTAGTACTCTTAAATGCAGTTGGCATCTTAGCTAGGAGATGGAGAATCGTCTTGCCATTCCTGTCTTTGTAAGTTGCAAGCTGTTGATCCTTGTTCAGTAACCAAATAGCTGTCCCTGCATTGGAAAAATGCCAAGTAGAACTTTgagttaaaaacaaaacaatgatCATCATTACGTTGGTAAAATGGTGAAAACAGATAGAGATACCAAAGTGTTGGCCGATGACAGCACTGTGAAGAATGGTGACCCCATCATCTCTTCTGTAATGATCATGCAGATTTCCAATTTCTTCAGCTTGTTGTACCAGGTACTTTACCATTTCAGTGTTACCAAATTCTGCAGCCCTGAACAGTGGGGTTTCACCTAAATTATTTCGAACCCCCAAAATCTGTTTCCTGATCTCCCCAGTTTCTAGTTCATCAGCAACTGTTGGCCCCTTAGATGACGACAACTTTGTAATCAAGGAATCTGCATCTTCAACATTTCCAGTGGAGGCCACCTCATGGAGAATTGTGTTCCCCTGAATGTTCTTCATCTTCAAGAGCTCGAGTCTCCTCGTCTGTGGCACCATCCTAAGCAGAACTCGAAGTGCTTCTTTGCTTCCTTTGCGCTGAGCTGCAATGTGAAATACAGTATCTTTATAAGCCGTGATTGGATCGAACAAGGCATCTGCAGGCTTGTCCTGGTAGAATCTCCTAAGACCACGAGCGTCACCTTGGAGGGCTTTGCCATAAGGTAGTCCTATGTCTTCAACTCTCTCCGTCTCACTCGCAATAGCTATTTCTTTctccatttctctctctccttccTTGTCAATCTTGAAAACCAGTCTCTgcctttgttttgtttatagACTCGTATTGCTTGAAACAGCACCGAAATGCATCTATTACTTTGCTTAATAAGTTGATAAAGCtaaatcaagaaaagaaaagctgaACCATTTATGAGAATATAATAAAGTTCAGAAAATGCACTGCAGAGTAAAGACTcccaaaatttatttatatatgccGGTACCAAGCCAACCAACTCGGGAACAATTCAATTTTAGTCTGAGTAAGGAATTTTCTTtcccattctttttttttggctccACCTCGCAAAGTTGATTATGCTTTGTTTGATGTTCACTTCTCTGCAAAGCTGGCATAGCAGTGTCAAAGGACTTTCGCTTTTCATTATTCACGTGGAAAacaaagttttttcttttctgaaaCCCAAGAACTATAACCAAGAGAAGAATTTGAGACGGAGAGATTGTGGAATAACAATCAAAACAACTGTAAGgatttttgaacttttgaTGCATCGTTTTGGCCTGGTGGTAATGATTTCTTGGTTCCTTGAACTCTTATCATGCCAGGTTCAGGTCGTCCTGTTTCTGCTTGTTTCCAGGTTTAAGGTGCCTCTGCTTCTGTTTTAAATTGTTCAAGGTGGAAGATTCTTGCTTCCTGGTTTTACTCCAGGTGTTGTGCCCTGTTTTCGCAGATCCTGTACTGTGCCCTTTTTTGAGCATCAAGCTTATAGATTTTGctgagcaagaaaatacagTTTCACAgtgttttctctctttatctGATACATTTTAGAGTTTTGAAAAGCAAATCGATTTTTTTTTGCAGACAAGAATAGCAGGGAGTTGTAATTATCTATCAAAACCCACAAATATTTAACCAATGAACACTGGAGCTACTCGGAGTTCCTGGAAggtttctttgtttcttttaatctAAATTACTCTCAAAACTGTATCTTGGAACCCAGATGAGGGTTTAATTTGGCCCACTGGACAAGCTTCAATCATTCACAGCAGGATGACGACTTCAGGTTACCTGTAATCCTACAACTCTAATGAAGAAATCAAATGAAACTTAAAGTTTTACTTCAACAGCGAGCGGTATTATTGAAGCTTAGTAGGGCACAAAAACCTACTAGAAAATACACCAATAAAATTCAATCCATAAATAAAAGGGCATTGAAACAGATATTGGTTCTTAATCATCTTTAATCTGAAGAAATTCCCAGTTTCCAGGTAAGTTCCttctaaaaaaatcaaaaatgcTCTTGACTGCAGCAACAAAGTACTCGTAGTACAGAGGGAATTGAAACAATGCGAATACGCAGATAGGAAGGAATGCAGCGGCATATGTTAGACTTGCAGTCCATTTTTTCTCCAAATGAATAAGCAGTAGAATCGTGGCTGTGAAGGTGAGCATGGTCGAGGTGAcagagaagaagagaaaggtgAAGCCGAGCGAGAGGTTCCGAGGGAGCGTGTGAAGGAAATCTTCAAACTCAAGGGAAGACGTGAGGATGGAGAGGAAGATCACCACCGAGGTCAAGGAGCTTGCCAGGCCAGCAACGTCCATGACAGTAAAAAACGAGTAGAGCGGTTTTTCCAGGAGAATGGGACGACCATCTGCAGCAAGCCATGATAcaagatcaaaatttaaatgtaaatatgtttttaCAACATTGGTATCATTACATTGAGCAGAAACAAGACTATCATTAGGTAACTTACCCTGCAGGAAACCCCCGGGTGCGGTGTAGGCAGCTGCAAAGACAACAGTAGCGACAAGGACTGCGACGGTTGAGCATGACTGAGAAGTGTTCTTCACCCAGTCTTGTGCGGTTTTAAGTTGCTCTTGGTGCATGTCCTTGAACAGCTGATCTGCTGTAACATTTCTTTTGTTGCGGTGCATGGTAAAATGTGAGGGGATTTGATTTTTCACTTTCTGCATTGAGGACAAGAACAATTAGGACAAATCATTCTGAAAATTACTAGTAATGAATCTTGGGCTTTTGATTAAAAAGGACGATATAACCTCGAACCAGGTCAACTCCTGTTGTAGTTTGAGAGCAGGAGTAGGTTTGGTTCCTCCCTGATAGTACTTGGTCTCGGCAGCATGGTGCAAAATGGTGCAGCCATCATTGTCGATCCCCCTGACCAGCCTCTTTGCCTCTTCCTTACTCTTTACGACTTCAAACACTTCGTACTTACGGTGCATGATGGCCACATGAAGTATGTTCTGTCCGGTTTTACTGATGTGCTCGACTGCTTGAGGGTACACGTTGAGTATCTCGTTCACAATCTCCCTGATGCCAGTGCTAGCCGCAATGAACAACGGCGTATCAGGTTCATCCGATTCCTTTCTCGCCGCTGCACCCTTCaccctttcttcttctttttcctttctttctaaGCAAATCGTGTCGTCCTCCTCTGGTTCATGAGGCTCAAACCAAGAAGCGTCCGTTCCCACTAGCATCTTCGCCAGTTTAACAGCTGATACATGCATTTTCTTTTGGCTCCACAGATGATCAATCATTGTCCATCCTGCGcacatataaattatataaacaattcacacaaaaaaaaaaaaagaaagagagagagaagaaaatcaTTTAGTTCTTACCTTTGGCGAGGCACCTCCAAATGGCGCAGTACAACTTGAAGCCTGCAATTGATGGTTTCCATTTAGCTTTGATGAAGAAGATTCATAGTTAATAAACAAGAACTAGATAACCATTTTGCCAAAAAAATTACCTTTGGATCGATCTGATTGATTGAGACCTTTGCTTGGATCGCCATGCTCCAAATCCTTGTTCTGCTGATTTGATGGAAGCTGATCACTCTCATCCTCCTTACCTGGATCGCTTGGAAGGCCTTCAAACAAACAAGTAACGTCGTTTAGATGAGTGATGGCGCTTAATTTTGAGCTTAAATACTCTAGATCAAAGGAACGAGAGCCACAACTCCTTCGAGTTAATTATAATTAGAAAACATACAGTAATAGATGGCTTTTTTCAATATTCTTGTTATGGGAGAACCACTCTGGAAAGCAGTTGCCATGCCAGCCAGGATATGAAGACTTGTCTTGCCATTCTTGTCTTTGTAAGCTGCAAGTTCTTTGTCCTTTTCCAATAACCAAATAGCAGTCTCTGCATTAGAAATCGATTAGAATATCGAGTTAGACAAAACAAAAGAGTTATCAGAATTGATCGAGTTCAGAAATGGAGATGACAGAGAGAGATACCAAAGTGTTGGCTGATCACGGCAATATGCAGAATTGAGACCCCATCATCTCTTTTGTAGTGATTCTCAAGATTCCCGTCTCTTTCGATTTCTCTTGCCAAATACATCACCATGGTTTTGTTGCCATATTCTACAGCCCTGAAGAATGGGGTTTCGCCTAACTTGTTCCGATCCGCCAGTATCTCTCTCCGTTCGCGAATATCCCTTTCATCGTCTGATATCCCGTCAGAGAACAACAGCTCCCTGATTAACAAGTCTGCTGCTTTAAGACTGGCAGAGGTGGCAACCTCGTGGAGAATCGTGTTACCATAAATGTTCTTCATCTTCAACAGCTCACGTTTCTTAGGCCGCGGCACCATTTGAACTAGGACTTGAAGCACTTCTTCGCTCCCTCTGTAAGCTGCAATGTGAAATATGGTATCTCTACAGGCCGTGATCCGATTGAATAAGGCGTCAGGATTTGTCTGGTAGATTCCCTTCAAGCCTTGAgcatcatttttcaaaactttcgCATAAGCAtctctcatttcataaaagattCTCATCTCTGGTCTCGAGATATCTACTTCTATCgccatctttctctctctccctttcACTCTAGATGATCGATTAAGCTGCCTGAATTGAAAGAGAATCTCATATCTATCCAAGATAAAGTTCACAATGCCGGGTGTTTTATGCACTGATATTACTCGAAAGAGCAGCGGAAAGATATACATGGTATCTGTACCTTGCTTGGTTGCTTGATAAAGCTAAAAGGAGAGAAGAAAAGTTGAAGAATTCCTCTGAATAGGATAAAGTTCAGAAACTGCAGAAGAACAAAAGCTTGCTGTTGCCGATTCCATGAACACAAGTCAATCATCTTTCCAGGACAAACGTACTTGCTTATGTTTTGCTTATGATGCTGTACTATGCACCTCATTGTGATTCACACCACACTACGAAGGAGATTTACACTTTTACATATAGCTGGCACCCAGGCCTTGCAGCAGTGGTAAAGAATTTcacttttcaacttttttatgcttttcttaaattaaaaacaaaaagattatGCGAgttaattatgaaaaataaaaatcgtCTGTCTCACTTGATATCTCGATTAATATTCCTTTGAAAATCACTATTAAACAATAATATACTTGGGCATCTTAGGACCAGCCAGAACTGCTTTTCATCCTGATTTAGTCTGGACCCTGCAAATTATACTTGGGCAGGATTTTTAACCTTAAGACTGAAGGAAACCTAAGCCTTTTTCACCATGTTTTGAGTTTGAATTCCTATAATTCATGAACTTTCAAGTCTAACAGCATTTTTGGATTGGGGCAgggggggggagggggggAGAGAGAAAAGTTAAAAGGAGGAAACTGAATTCTGCGGGTTTGCGTTGGTGCTTTAATAGACTGAAAGCCTAAAACAGTGAGTGGAAGATAAGTATAAATATCAGCTTCTAGTATTATATCAGCTCTCACTTAGGAAGAGCAAGTTAGAATCAAGTCATATAACATGTATGCACACACTAGTTATAATCTGGCTGTACTAGAAACAGCTTTCTGTACCTTTACTGTCTTGGGCatattattaatgaaaatacCTTACTAGTTGAGCAAAAAAAACAGATCTAAAGTTTAGTTCATGGTGTCAAGAGAGCACTGCCCTCCTTGATGAGCACAAAGACACTACCAGCATCTCCTCTCGAAATGCGCAGTTCTTCGTCAAGGTATGTTGTAAGTAACCATGATTCTGCATTGCTGTTTGATAACGAGAACTTCAATGGTGGTTGGCTGGAAATTGTCTTTGCAACAGAGGAAGCTGTGTCTTGCACAGAGGTGAGCAAGCCTTTAACAGGAGTTAGATCGATTTTTTGTCCCAGAAATTCCACATTTTCAGGTAAAACTATGGAGTCTGTCAGCTGGGGAGTTCCAATTATGCCTTCTTGAAACTTGATCTATATAGaacaaatagaaaaaagagCCATTTTAAGTGACATTCAGACCTCTAATTTCTTTAATGTATTAGCAAGCATAGCAGTTTCCTCTAATAACATAGTCCTGATTAAACACTATTTAGCTGCctgtaaaaaaatatttgggGACATTCAAAGAggaaaaagggtaattcaacATTGTTTACTATGACATTTGAATTTAGAGATAGGTCCAGTTGCCATTATTATGGAGAAAATTCCAAATTTTCATGAACAAGAGATTGAAATTCTAAAACCACTTTTGCTTATTTGCATGAAGATGGCACAGAACCCTGCAGATGTGAGGAAAGAGTGTAAATTTTCACATCAAAGTTTAAACCTTTACGTTCCAAATGCTTACTGTGAGAGATAGAACCACTTCTCTAACATTGGTTTAACAGAAGAAAAATATACCCATAAATAACATACCTGCACACGCTTGGGGCTTCGGACCTCAAATTTTGCATTTGTGCTAATTGTATTTGAGGCCAATGGCCCAGAGAACTGAACAGAGTTCTGCACAGTGAAACTTTCAGCATCAATGGTCTGTGATATTTCCTCCACCTTCACTAATGGCAGTTGACCCCTTGACAACAGTGGAAACAGACCCGGGAAAGATGTGTACCTGTGCCATAGTACAGTACATCACATATCAATATACGTACACTACTGCCTCATGAAAGAATTAAACAAAATGCTTAGAGATATAGCTGgggttttattttctgttCCATTTTGAAACTTACTAATCCCTTTGTTATACTATCATATGCCGAGACCAGTAACTAATAGCTGCATGATATATTAAGCATCAGTAACAAGAATCAATATCAACATTGTACTTTATGGCTACATCCAAGCAGAAAACTAGAAGAGAGGAGAGAGGGAGTTTCACCCTGAGAAATGCCACAAATAGAGGAGAAAAGCTAAGTAACATTGATGAAAACAATCCCTATTGAGTAGCAGCATGAACTTCAACTACACATTTTTTGTCATCAGTTCATTTAAGAAGAAACAGACACACCCTCAAGCTTCATTCTATCCTTTTTGACCAAATTAAATGTTATTCCTGAAAAACATCTTTCAGCAACTAGTTTCGGATGTATAAAACACAGTGAAGGGTACTGCCAGGACATAATACATATGTATTAGATTGCCAGTATCTTATGCTGCTTGTGCTTTTAATCTTTTGGATAGTTTCTCTTCAGCCTCTTTCATAGGCCAGAAACAACTTGCAAATTCCAAGACAAACACTAATGCTTTTACAAACCAGATTGTTGTATATGTTCTTTTAGCTGTTTTACGTACCTAGATCCTAGTTAGTTCCATGCCCTCAATCCATTTACTCTAGCAGTCTATCCATTAGAATTAGAAGAACTGGCTGTAGAGTAGACTCAACAACTAAAAGGTAAAGGTGCAGAACGATTACGCTGATTGAACATCTAATCTTAATGAGATGTCCAAATTCATTGAATAGTACAAGAAAGAAACTTAATTAAACCGAAGTGCTAGACCATGATGTTGCCATAGCCGGTACTCAGTTATTGCAAAAGGCCTAACACTAAATCCTAGTCTAGCTCCTCTTTCAGAAGCACTTAGCAAAGCATATATCGCTAGCCTATTTCAGCTTGAATTATTGTACAAATTAATGCCCTTTCATTGCGAAGGACCAAATCCTGTAAGGTCAGGTCATGCCATGTCTAAGCATAAACTTCATAACGTCAACAAATGATGGAATCTACTGTAAATACTTAGCCTTTAACAATAAAGATAtgattaaccaaaatttaacgAGAATTTCTTTGCATTTCCTATTTCCAGGATAATAGTCTGAGCTACATATGATTCATAATTCTGTTTCTTTATCAATGTTTGGTTAGCAAGAAAGTAGAGAGCTTAcgcgagaatccattttccattGAGCAGAGTCAAAGCCTCAGTTGGTGCTGGGGTTGGGTTCTTGGCCTCGAGCTGAGTTATAAGCTCGACAATCTCAGCTCTGGTCTCACTGGTAGCTTTCAAGCCACGATTAGTCCCATAAAATGAATCCACCAAAGCCTTTTTCAAGCTATCGATTTCGGACACTTCTTTAGGCTTCTCCTCTTCTGCCACCGCCACTGCAGGACTCTCTGTCACTGGCtgctcctcctcctcctcctcctccgcCTTGTCTGGGCCATACTCGTCATCGTACACAGCACGGACCTGAAAAACGGGCCTTTCCCGGACCGCTTTTAGGgtaaaaaattga
It includes:
- the LOC18597235 gene encoding uncharacterized protein LOC18597235; its protein translation is MYIFPLLFRVISVHKTPGIVNFILDRYEILFQFRQLNRSSRVKGRERKMAIEVDISRPEMRIFYEMRDAYAKVLKNDAQGLKGIYQTNPDALFNRITACRDTIFHIAAYRGSEEVLQVLVQMVPRPKKRELLKMKNIYGNTILHEVATSASLKAADLLIRELLFSDGISDDERDIRERREILADRNKLGETPFFRAVEYGNKTMVMYLAREIERDGNLENHYKRDDGVSILHIAVISQHFETAIWLLEKDKELAAYKDKNGKTSLHILAGMATAFQSGSPITRILKKAIYYCLPSDPGKEDESDQLPSNQQNKDLEHGDPSKGLNQSDRSKGFKLYCAIWRCLAKGWTMIDHLWSQKKMHVSAVKLAKMLVGTDASWFEPHEPEEDDTICLERKEKEEERVKGAAARKESDEPDTPLFIAASTGIREIVNEILNVYPQAVEHISKTGQNILHVAIMHRKYEVFEVVKSKEEAKRLVRGIDNDGCTILHHAAETKYYQGGTKPTPALKLQQELTWFEKVKNQIPSHFTMHRNKRNVTADQLFKDMHQEQLKTAQDWVKNTSQSCSTVAVLVATVVFAAAYTAPGGFLQDGRPILLEKPLYSFFTVMDVAGLASSLTSVVIFLSILTSSLEFEDFLHTLPRNLSLGFTFLFFSVTSTMLTFTATILLLIHLEKKWTASLTYAAAFLPICVFALFQFPLYYEYFVAAVKSIFDFFRRNLPGNWEFLQIKDD
- the LOC18597236 gene encoding plastid-lipid-associated protein, chloroplastic, with amino-acid sequence MATVSQLNQFPCKTFLSTPRSRNLASKPSILPQNSTKPTQNLIKKSQFFTLKAVRERPVFQVRAVYDDEYGPDKAEEEEEEEQPVTESPAVAVAEEEKPKEVSEIDSLKKALVDSFYGTNRGLKATSETRAEIVELITQLEAKNPTPAPTEALTLLNGKWILAYTSFPGLFPLLSRGQLPLVKVEEISQTIDAESFTVQNSVQFSGPLASNTISTNAKFEVRSPKRVQIKFQEGIIGTPQLTDSIVLPENVEFLGQKIDLTPVKGLLTSVQDTASSVAKTISSQPPLKFSLSNSNAESWLLTTYLDEELRISRGDAGSVFVLIKEGSALLTP
- the LOC18597234 gene encoding uncharacterized protein LOC18597234 — translated: MEKEIAIASETERVEDIGLPYGKALQGDARGLRRFYQDKPADALFDPITAYKDTVFHIAAQRKGSKEALRVLLRMVPQTRRLELLKMKNIQGNTILHEVASTGNVEDADSLITKLSSSKGPTVADELETGEIRKQILGVRNNLGETPLFRAAEFGNTEMVKYLVQQAEEIGNLHDHYRRDDGVTILHSAVIGQHFGTAIWLLNKDQQLATYKDRNGKTILHLLAKMPTAFKSTTPMIRLKAFIYSCFPSHSDDDNEAGLLSSSQNNDLEYDKLSEIHHLLKRYVDSKMNQTICKYLAKGWVTLGDIWTSKKTHTLAVKLVEKLVRADASLCVALAHTPEQDSTICLEGEVKEEAETKTEEGSTNLALSERRSKSPDTPLLIAASTGIMEIVRLILERYPQAVELVNQNGQNILHVSILHRRFNIYELVKKEKKEAVKRLVLGIDNDGYTIMHHAAVTTYYHGGSKPTPALQLQEELTWFKNVEKRIPHPYTMHRNKENHTAKELFDKQHEEQLKQAQEWVKNTCQSSSTVAVLIAGVVFAAAYTAPGGFHAQSGRPVLLTTEKPLYSFFTVMDIAGLASSLTAVVVFLSILTSSLEQQQFARTIPRKMSIGFTSLFFSVTATILTFTATIFLVVHLEKKWTTSLTYAAALLPICVFALFQFPLYYLFFQAAVTSILDFMKKILPGSWTSSND